From one Ignavibacteria bacterium genomic stretch:
- a CDS encoding RNA methyltransferase — MITELPFLSHKLRNELRALHSASIRDERKRFLAEGPHLCDELLSSGAATHTVVVYSGAPESVWSLARRFRDMGVHVVQCSAKSLELLSTVQTPQDIIAEASFLPARTVAGKVLLLDDVSDPGNVGTIIRSAAWFGFDSVALSHGCADVYNSKVLRASAGAVFSLNVLRKCNLHHWLLQHPEYVAVGTTPRGGTEPRHVATLQQIALVIGSEARGMSNELISMCRTMVSIPGGAFTESLNAAVAASILCYECREQRQ, encoded by the coding sequence ATGATAACTGAATTACCGTTTTTATCCCATAAACTACGAAATGAATTGCGTGCGCTCCATTCAGCAAGCATCCGTGATGAGCGTAAGCGTTTTCTGGCTGAGGGGCCGCACCTGTGTGATGAACTATTGTCATCGGGAGCTGCAACACATACGGTAGTTGTTTATTCAGGTGCACCTGAGTCAGTATGGAGCCTTGCGCGGCGCTTCCGTGATATGGGGGTTCACGTTGTTCAATGCTCCGCTAAGTCGCTGGAGCTCTTGTCAACCGTCCAAACGCCCCAGGATATCATTGCCGAAGCATCGTTTCTGCCTGCCAGAACAGTGGCGGGCAAGGTGTTGCTTCTGGATGATGTTTCGGACCCCGGCAATGTTGGCACGATAATCCGCAGCGCTGCATGGTTTGGTTTCGATTCTGTTGCACTTAGTCATGGATGTGCTGATGTGTACAATTCAAAAGTTCTACGTGCTTCTGCAGGTGCGGTGTTCAGCCTGAATGTACTTAGAAAATGCAACCTTCACCATTGGTTACTACAGCACCCTGAGTATGTTGCTGTGGGTACAACTCCTCGTGGCGGCACCGAACCCCGCCACGTGGCCACCTTGCAACAGATTGCCCTGGTGATTGGTTCTGAAGCTCGCGGTATGAGTAACGAACTGATTTCCATGTGTAGAACCATGGTTTCAATCCCCGGGGGCGCATTCACTGAGTCTCTTAACGCAGCAGTTGCAGCATCGATACTTTGCTATGAATGCAGGGAACAACGTCAATGA
- a CDS encoding leucyl aminopeptidase has protein sequence MSISCKAGSRQATSADAVVVFFFEDSTLFSTATRKLSSEISDLAAIIKSGDFTGKANQTAIGYTNATKNSASRFILTGLGKKSDFSEEKLRRAAAAATKKAASINCKHIAFDLPSADSLPVSVAAQAIGEGSQLSQYGFIKYKTGDNNKFVTKFTIICSQAALKEAQKGASVANALYDGVTVARNLANAPNCEIYPETLAKEATVLGKKHGFKVTTFNKQKIAQLKMGGLLGVNQGSVRPPAFITLEYMKGPKSQKPIVLVGKGVTFDTGGISIKPAAGMSDMKSDMHGAASVIGTMVSLAALGVKRNVVGLIPSTENMPSGSALVPGDIVRFMNGKTAEIDNTDAEGRLILADALCYADKFNPEAVIDLATLTGAIVIALGNTTTGMMGTDESTMKKLQNAGDKTGEYVCRLPLYEEYEELISSDYADVKNSGGRAAGSITAALFLKTFVSYPWVHLDIAGTGINPKAFHYTPKGGTGVGVRLLTEAISNW, from the coding sequence ATGTCGATTTCATGCAAAGCCGGATCTCGCCAAGCAACCAGTGCCGATGCAGTGGTTGTTTTCTTTTTTGAAGATTCAACTCTTTTTTCAACTGCAACCCGAAAGCTGTCGTCTGAAATATCGGATCTTGCCGCTATCATTAAGTCCGGAGACTTTACGGGGAAGGCAAACCAGACCGCCATTGGCTACACAAACGCAACAAAGAATTCTGCATCCCGGTTTATTCTGACCGGTCTTGGAAAGAAATCCGATTTTTCCGAAGAGAAGCTTCGCCGCGCAGCAGCCGCTGCCACAAAAAAAGCAGCATCGATCAATTGTAAACATATTGCCTTTGACCTGCCGTCTGCAGATTCACTTCCGGTATCAGTTGCAGCCCAGGCAATTGGAGAAGGATCTCAGCTCAGTCAGTACGGGTTTATTAAGTACAAGACGGGTGACAACAATAAGTTCGTCACGAAATTTACCATTATTTGTTCGCAGGCGGCACTTAAAGAAGCACAGAAAGGTGCATCTGTTGCCAACGCTCTGTATGATGGTGTAACCGTAGCACGCAATTTAGCCAACGCTCCGAACTGTGAAATTTACCCGGAAACACTTGCAAAGGAAGCAACCGTTCTTGGGAAAAAACATGGTTTTAAAGTAACAACATTTAACAAGCAGAAAATTGCTCAGCTAAAAATGGGTGGGCTCCTTGGAGTGAATCAAGGAAGCGTTCGCCCACCTGCCTTCATAACACTGGAGTACATGAAGGGACCCAAGTCCCAAAAGCCAATCGTCCTTGTAGGAAAGGGCGTAACCTTCGATACTGGTGGCATAAGCATAAAGCCTGCCGCTGGGATGTCAGATATGAAGTCAGACATGCACGGTGCCGCTTCTGTTATCGGAACCATGGTCTCGCTTGCAGCGTTAGGTGTAAAACGAAATGTTGTTGGTTTAATTCCATCAACGGAAAATATGCCCAGTGGCTCTGCTCTTGTTCCCGGCGACATTGTACGGTTTATGAATGGGAAGACGGCTGAAATCGACAATACCGACGCAGAAGGACGACTTATTCTTGCTGATGCCTTATGCTATGCCGATAAGTTTAACCCGGAAGCCGTTATCGATCTTGCCACACTTACCGGTGCGATTGTCATTGCCCTTGGCAATACCACAACAGGTATGATGGGAACCGATGAGTCAACAATGAAAAAGCTTCAAAATGCTGGCGACAAAACCGGTGAATATGTATGCAGACTTCCTCTATATGAAGAGTATGAAGAACTGATAAGCAGCGACTACGCTGATGTAAAAAACAGTGGCGGTCGCGCCGCAGGGTCAATAACAGCAGCGCTGTTCTTAAAAACCTTTGTCTCATACCCATGGGTTCACCTTGATATTGCCGGAACCGGCATTAATCCAAAAGCATTTCACTACACCCCAAAGGGTGGTACGGGCGTGGGCGTCCGCCTGCTGACCGAGGCCATTAGTAACTGGTAA
- a CDS encoding DUF4249 family protein — protein MIFRLLPITVLFLVMLAGCEDPVTSDYVPELVVEGFMIAGDRMLPLRIYRSMPLNDTFSLRAASIPDASVTLLENGIPVDLRFIDDSIGIGYVPTDTSFRVKYSATYQLTVRALGKTATATAVTQVPFQWIRKPADTLQYPGRDKELIPADSLSISWQGQPGTALYVIGMECLDTAGYGKYLVPPIADTNNRIRDKEFDSDSPIANETVRYGPVPVANSAVIWAAFKWYGKHRIKVYCGDRWFQKWFQAVGFGRRSEYDYRLSNVEGGLGTFSGASYISAEIFLKKEVR, from the coding sequence ATGATATTCCGACTACTTCCGATTACCGTATTGTTCTTAGTCATGCTGGCAGGCTGTGAGGATCCGGTCACCAGTGATTACGTTCCTGAACTGGTTGTTGAGGGCTTCATGATTGCAGGTGATAGAATGCTGCCGCTACGGATATACCGAAGCATGCCACTCAATGATACGTTTTCACTTCGTGCAGCTTCAATTCCGGATGCCTCGGTAACACTTCTTGAAAACGGTATTCCGGTTGACCTTCGCTTTATTGATGATTCGATAGGAATAGGGTATGTACCAACAGATACCTCGTTCCGTGTAAAGTACTCTGCAACGTATCAGCTAACGGTACGGGCACTTGGAAAAACAGCCACCGCTACTGCTGTTACTCAGGTGCCATTTCAGTGGATACGGAAGCCTGCTGACACTCTTCAGTATCCTGGAAGAGACAAGGAGTTGATTCCTGCTGACTCACTGTCGATCTCGTGGCAGGGACAACCCGGAACCGCACTCTACGTGATCGGCATGGAATGCTTAGATACAGCCGGTTATGGAAAGTACCTGGTCCCGCCAATCGCCGATACGAACAACAGGATTCGAGATAAGGAGTTTGATTCAGATTCACCAATAGCAAACGAGACCGTTCGGTATGGTCCGGTCCCGGTAGCAAATTCAGCTGTAATCTGGGCTGCTTTTAAGTGGTACGGTAAACACCGAATAAAGGTGTATTGCGGTGATCGCTGGTTCCAGAAATGGTTTCAGGCTGTTGGTTTTGGCAGGCGCAGTGAGTACGACTATCGGCTGAGTAACGTGGAAGGGGGCTTAGGCACGTTTTCAGGCGCATCGTATATCTCTGCGGAAATATTTTTAAAGAAAGAAGTCCGGTAA
- a CDS encoding alanine--glyoxylate aminotransferase family protein produces MKLLTPGPVPLPEAVAEAMALQPLHHHSQEFLEIASMCWKGLQQIVGTTQPVLLIGGSATVGIEAAVQTVHGTGAHVAVISHGHFGQRIVSLVSRCCSAITVHEVPWGDTFTVDQIETIFKNISKPDAIWMVQSETSTGVTLDLDAIVPQIRSVWPDALICIDAVTGIGIHRFEFDTLGADVVVAGSQKGLLSPPGLAAVALSKRAWDAAAASSQASSLSLNLFRVLEAYQKGRFSWTPPVTLVRALSVAVDLILKRGLPSTWTHHEHLTEFLHQELRQRHFEIFGKATSHAVTVVKVNNAPTIIHRLAHEHGFVVAGGHEELQSSVLRIGTCGAVSREDLAECCSALDHTIHQSRV; encoded by the coding sequence ATGAAGTTACTAACGCCCGGCCCCGTACCACTACCTGAAGCCGTTGCCGAGGCAATGGCGCTGCAACCGTTGCATCATCATTCACAGGAGTTTTTGGAGATTGCCTCGATGTGCTGGAAGGGGCTTCAGCAGATTGTTGGAACAACACAGCCGGTATTACTCATTGGAGGGTCTGCTACCGTTGGCATCGAGGCGGCTGTTCAGACGGTCCACGGGACCGGTGCACACGTGGCTGTAATCTCGCATGGGCATTTTGGTCAGCGTATAGTCTCACTCGTATCAAGATGCTGTTCAGCCATCACCGTGCACGAGGTTCCGTGGGGTGATACCTTTACGGTTGACCAGATTGAGACGATATTCAAAAACATTTCAAAACCTGATGCAATATGGATGGTGCAGAGTGAAACGTCCACCGGGGTTACACTGGACCTTGATGCGATTGTACCCCAAATCCGCTCAGTGTGGCCCGACGCCTTGATCTGTATTGATGCCGTAACAGGTATCGGAATTCATCGATTTGAGTTTGACACGTTGGGGGCTGATGTTGTGGTAGCTGGATCGCAAAAAGGATTACTGTCACCACCCGGCCTTGCTGCTGTTGCTCTTAGCAAACGCGCGTGGGACGCCGCGGCTGCATCAAGCCAGGCAAGTTCGTTATCGCTAAACCTTTTTAGGGTTCTGGAAGCATATCAAAAAGGAAGATTTTCCTGGACACCTCCGGTAACACTGGTTCGGGCACTTTCGGTTGCTGTTGATCTGATCCTGAAGCGTGGTTTACCGTCAACCTGGACACACCACGAACACCTAACAGAGTTTCTACATCAGGAGTTACGTCAACGGCATTTTGAGATTTTTGGTAAGGCCACCAGTCACGCTGTAACTGTTGTTAAGGTGAACAATGCCCCAACTATTATCCACAGGCTGGCACATGAACATGGCTTTGTTGTGGCCGGTGGACATGAAGAGCTTCAGAGTTCAGTACTTCGTATCGGCACCTGTGGCGCAGTTTCCAGAGAGGATTTGGCTGAATGTTGCAGTGCACTAGATCACACTATACATCAAAGCAGAGTATGA
- a CDS encoding TlpA family protein disulfide reductase → MKTLVLSLSLLFVVGTVTVSAQTAQVFKITSVSKKGEGKVPDFSWVENGKSKSFTQATKGKVTLINIWATWCGPCRKEIPDLISLSNELGSNYAVIGVSVDEASRFNTVTSYVEKNNMTYLNLFDASKELAEAFGGISAIPTTFIIDTKGTIVQKIVGARSKDQFKQAMVSIK, encoded by the coding sequence ATGAAAACACTTGTCTTATCGCTTAGTTTGTTATTTGTTGTAGGTACAGTTACTGTTTCAGCTCAGACTGCACAGGTTTTTAAAATCACCTCAGTTTCCAAGAAGGGCGAAGGAAAGGTACCGGACTTCTCATGGGTAGAAAATGGTAAATCCAAGTCATTCACTCAGGCAACAAAGGGTAAGGTAACCCTTATCAACATCTGGGCTACGTGGTGTGGTCCCTGCCGAAAAGAAATTCCAGATCTGATCAGCCTTAGCAATGAACTCGGCTCCAATTATGCAGTCATTGGCGTGAGTGTTGATGAAGCTTCACGGTTTAACACTGTTACCTCGTACGTCGAAAAGAATAATATGACGTACCTGAATCTATTTGATGCTTCAAAGGAACTTGCCGAGGCCTTTGGAGGAATTAGTGCCATTCCGACAACGTTTATTATTGATACCAAGGGAACAATCGTACAAAAGATTGTTGGAGCCCGGTCAAAGGATCAGTTTAAGCAAGCTATGGTGTCGATTAAGTAA
- a CDS encoding penicillin acylase family protein: MAVSWRTYAQHGIVLTIVIGTVLIFFAYFAQRLATRSNPSEYTSNAVNIQDSIKIYRNSFGIPHVVAQTDSDAVFGQAWVHAQDRLWQMDVWRRIGQGRLAELFGAQYAPIDALLRSFQLQKLSGSIFNALQPSSKQLLKSYSHGINQFLETNSQALAFEFDALGYKPDPWKPEDCLLIQRVLALSQSTALWNDLVYTRIAQQRSIRLMTMYLPNSGTAITTGDSLKHQEGFQYTPSLSDSVLATIPQSTVSSVLDALTELRNHVPLPGVFASGNAWTIGRGPSGAILANDFHSAPAIPSSWYQIHITSAGMNVVGLSLPGFPLVFSGRNDSLSWGTTPLLVDDADYVVEFVDDTNPNYYRGPSNQRQKFTFVRDTIRIRNAADSLIDLRFTVRGCVLAGFPIKDKPVRTLKHTSARNQENRQAFLTMRWTGQHQSDEVAALYSINTAAHLQQIQNACLHWGAPAMAVTVGHANGTVATLGAGYLPSRSGADMLLPGTSVETSKSWLAPMALADMPASSIPNRGTMVSATSGNDVGIRSLLQASAVRRKRIYDQALLYREMTARDAQVLQQDVQSPYALGLIQQLLPVLHRVRSRFNATDSAAIRLLETWDGEYTTVSVAATVSAAFIERLLWNTYQDELGESLYRQWVQTPNVSIRCLADVLNHPLHPLFDDIRTPTRENLSWIVVRSFSESVKKLAQVTGTRDLNAWTWGTIHKFQANHPLGDHKLMGPMLNTESYELGGSSSTISMASWNPYRPFSMQATVSARVISDMQDSVQYSVVPGGISGQPMDAHYTDQLQMWLKGGYVRIPVQRFPDITFRLYQLLTPK, translated from the coding sequence ATGGCTGTAAGCTGGCGCACGTATGCACAACATGGCATTGTTCTTACAATTGTGATTGGTACGGTGCTGATTTTCTTCGCGTACTTCGCGCAGCGCCTGGCAACACGCAGCAACCCATCAGAATATACCTCAAACGCTGTCAATATTCAGGACAGTATCAAAATCTATCGCAACTCTTTTGGCATTCCACACGTAGTTGCACAAACAGACTCAGATGCAGTGTTTGGACAGGCATGGGTGCATGCACAAGACCGCCTCTGGCAAATGGACGTATGGCGTCGTATAGGTCAGGGCAGGCTGGCAGAACTGTTTGGCGCACAGTACGCACCCATCGACGCGTTATTACGCAGCTTTCAATTGCAGAAGCTAAGTGGTTCTATTTTCAATGCATTGCAGCCATCATCAAAGCAATTGCTTAAATCGTACTCTCATGGCATCAACCAATTTTTGGAGACCAACTCTCAGGCCCTGGCATTCGAGTTTGACGCATTAGGATACAAGCCCGATCCCTGGAAGCCTGAAGATTGCCTTTTAATCCAGCGAGTGCTTGCATTGTCGCAAAGCACCGCTTTATGGAACGACCTGGTTTATACTCGGATTGCGCAGCAACGAAGCATTCGGTTAATGACAATGTACCTCCCCAATAGCGGTACGGCAATAACAACAGGCGACAGCCTCAAACACCAGGAGGGGTTTCAGTACACTCCATCATTGTCTGACAGTGTTCTTGCCACGATACCGCAGTCAACTGTTTCTAGCGTCCTTGATGCATTAACTGAGCTCCGAAACCATGTCCCTCTTCCGGGGGTATTTGCATCTGGCAACGCCTGGACCATTGGCCGAGGGCCTAGTGGAGCAATCTTGGCGAATGATTTCCACTCAGCACCAGCCATACCGTCATCGTGGTACCAGATTCACATCACGTCGGCTGGTATGAACGTCGTGGGTTTGAGTTTACCAGGCTTTCCCCTCGTTTTCAGTGGTCGGAACGATTCTCTGTCATGGGGCACCACACCATTGTTAGTTGATGACGCGGACTATGTAGTGGAATTTGTTGACGATACTAATCCTAATTACTATCGTGGACCTAGCAATCAACGACAGAAGTTCACTTTTGTTCGTGATACCATCAGGATCAGAAACGCAGCTGACTCGCTGATTGACCTGCGTTTTACGGTTCGAGGTTGTGTTTTAGCCGGATTCCCGATTAAAGACAAACCTGTACGAACTTTAAAACATACCTCGGCCAGAAATCAAGAAAACCGGCAGGCATTTCTTACCATGCGCTGGACCGGACAGCACCAATCAGACGAAGTCGCAGCATTGTATTCAATAAATACTGCGGCCCATCTGCAGCAAATTCAAAATGCTTGCTTGCATTGGGGTGCACCTGCCATGGCTGTTACCGTAGGCCATGCAAACGGTACGGTAGCAACTCTCGGTGCTGGATACCTGCCCAGCCGGTCGGGAGCAGACATGCTGCTGCCAGGAACCTCGGTAGAAACGTCAAAATCTTGGTTGGCTCCGATGGCTTTGGCCGATATGCCAGCAAGCTCTATCCCCAATCGGGGTACCATGGTGAGTGCGACGAGTGGAAATGACGTGGGAATCAGATCGCTTCTCCAGGCATCTGCGGTGCGCAGAAAACGAATATACGACCAGGCTTTGCTGTACAGGGAAATGACGGCTCGTGATGCACAGGTACTGCAGCAAGATGTGCAGTCGCCATACGCATTGGGTTTGATTCAACAGCTCCTCCCGGTCCTTCACCGAGTGAGGTCGCGCTTCAACGCAACTGACTCTGCAGCCATTCGATTACTGGAAACGTGGGACGGTGAATACACAACCGTTTCCGTGGCTGCTACGGTAAGTGCGGCTTTTATTGAAAGGCTACTCTGGAATACATATCAGGATGAGCTTGGCGAATCCTTATATCGCCAGTGGGTACAAACCCCTAATGTCTCAATCCGCTGCCTGGCTGACGTGTTAAACCATCCCTTACATCCTCTGTTTGACGACATTCGAACTCCCACGAGGGAAAATCTGTCATGGATCGTAGTGCGGTCATTTTCTGAATCTGTAAAAAAACTTGCACAGGTTACAGGAACACGGGATTTAAACGCATGGACCTGGGGGACGATTCACAAATTTCAGGCAAATCACCCACTGGGCGATCATAAGCTCATGGGACCGATGCTTAATACGGAAAGTTATGAACTCGGCGGTAGCAGCTCAACAATTTCTATGGCGTCATGGAACCCCTATCGTCCGTTTTCGATGCAGGCAACGGTATCTGCCAGGGTTATCAGCGATATGCAGGACAGTGTTCAATACAGCGTAGTTCCCGGTGGAATATCCGGCCAACCTATGGATGCACACTATACAGATCAGCTTCAGATGTGGTTGAAAGGTGGCTATGTACGTATTCCGGTCCAACGATTCCCAGACATTACTTTTCGGCTGTACCAACTACTTACCCCGAAATGA
- the rdgB gene encoding RdgB/HAM1 family non-canonical purine NTP pyrophosphatase, whose product MTIVVATGNTHKVAELETLFRRYHGPNVRLIPVTDIIADFHPDEIGDTFEANAYIKAEEAYRLTGLPSIADDSGLEVNILNMQPGVISARYAGIHATDADNRQKLRVELEKHNLTQTDARFRCVLCYYDGFSFLFGEGICYGTVHTNEIGNAGFGYDPMFTPAGNTQRFAEMTSNEKSALSHRSLAVKSLLDGGSNSPEAGCSPEPVSPDDIQVLATVACLTALSRLTDLEILLQSVRHQVHVQEMIYEVILQSYLFCGFPATLEAMKILASERSVPTGGSEEGLSASNYKERGMNLLQRIYGKVAEPMLSNIEAMSAELKEWMIVEGYGKVLSRPGLDVSTRELCIVAQLAVLTHPNQLKSHLRGALRTGCTIQQINSVIEIIARFDEEGANLARRILRDLTSRARA is encoded by the coding sequence ATGACCATTGTTGTTGCTACCGGAAATACGCATAAGGTTGCAGAGCTTGAAACATTGTTCAGACGGTATCATGGACCCAACGTCCGGTTAATTCCAGTCACTGATATTATCGCAGACTTCCATCCCGACGAAATTGGTGATACGTTCGAGGCCAATGCTTATATCAAGGCAGAAGAAGCCTATCGGCTAACTGGCCTACCGTCGATTGCTGATGACAGCGGTCTTGAGGTAAATATTCTGAATATGCAACCCGGGGTGATTAGCGCACGGTATGCAGGGATACATGCCACCGATGCAGACAACAGACAAAAACTTCGTGTGGAACTGGAGAAGCATAACCTCACCCAAACAGATGCCCGGTTCAGGTGCGTACTCTGTTACTATGATGGCTTCTCCTTTTTGTTTGGAGAAGGAATCTGCTACGGAACTGTTCATACTAACGAAATTGGCAACGCCGGCTTTGGGTATGATCCGATGTTTACGCCCGCAGGGAACACTCAACGCTTTGCAGAGATGACGTCGAATGAAAAATCTGCACTAAGTCATCGTAGTCTGGCAGTAAAAAGTCTTCTTGATGGCGGATCGAACAGTCCCGAAGCAGGTTGCTCACCTGAGCCAGTTTCCCCTGACGACATTCAGGTTTTGGCGACAGTTGCCTGCCTAACTGCGCTTTCCCGGCTTACGGACCTGGAGATATTGCTACAGTCAGTTCGGCATCAGGTACACGTGCAGGAAATGATCTACGAGGTCATCCTTCAATCGTATCTGTTCTGCGGTTTCCCGGCAACACTCGAAGCAATGAAAATCCTGGCATCAGAGAGGTCTGTACCAACAGGTGGATCGGAGGAGGGCCTTTCGGCTTCGAACTATAAAGAGCGAGGGATGAACTTGTTACAGCGCATTTACGGCAAAGTGGCTGAACCTATGCTCAGCAATATCGAAGCTATGTCGGCTGAACTAAAAGAGTGGATGATTGTGGAAGGATACGGGAAAGTTTTAAGCAGACCCGGATTAGACGTCAGTACCCGTGAGCTGTGTATTGTGGCGCAGCTTGCCGTGTTAACCCATCCCAATCAGTTAAAGTCACACCTCCGCGGAGCTCTGAGAACAGGTTGTACAATACAGCAAATCAATAGTGTTATTGAAATCATTGCACGCTTTGATGAAGAAGGCGCTAACCTTGCCAGACGTATTCTACGTGACCTGACATCGCGTGCAAGGGCATAG
- a CDS encoding thymidine phosphorylase has protein sequence MKTVKELLIRKRTGQEWTSEQVSEFVRGVVDGTVSQAQTAAFLMASCINGLSQREVAALTISMAETGERVSREASSRPRIDKHSTGGVGDKVSILLAPLVACCGVDVPMISGRGLGHTGGTVDKLESVPGMTMALPMETLNMLLNKHGLFMAAQTSNLAPADRIMYALRDVTGTVESTGLITASILSKKIAENLDGLVMDVKVGSAAFMTSVEQARELAQTIRAVAALAGLPVHIVFSRMDKPLGTSIGNWVEVAESEALLQSVYNPADDLSRITVELAAHMLVLAGKAHNITEGRCAAVEMWNSRKPHAELLRMLERQGGDFEKGVRQFSGVPALNVFPPADGYLTMIHGRTVAEGIVEAGGGRRVETDSVDPWVGIEFLTETGELIRRNSPVAKVTGSTAEQLQILHDHVIRSIEIGDVMGVQQEPIIESWT, from the coding sequence ATGAAGACAGTGAAGGAGCTACTGATACGAAAACGCACCGGGCAGGAGTGGACGTCGGAGCAGGTTAGTGAATTTGTTCGGGGCGTGGTTGATGGTACGGTTAGCCAGGCCCAGACAGCCGCCTTCCTTATGGCTTCCTGTATCAACGGCTTGTCACAGCGGGAAGTTGCCGCACTGACGATAAGCATGGCAGAAACCGGAGAACGGGTAAGCAGGGAAGCCTCATCCCGTCCCCGAATCGACAAACACAGTACCGGCGGTGTAGGTGATAAAGTTTCAATCCTGCTGGCTCCATTGGTAGCATGCTGCGGTGTTGATGTTCCGATGATTTCCGGGAGGGGGCTTGGGCATACCGGTGGTACTGTTGACAAGCTTGAAAGCGTCCCCGGAATGACGATGGCGCTGCCGATGGAAACACTCAATATGTTGCTAAATAAACATGGCTTATTCATGGCGGCTCAGACTTCGAATTTGGCTCCTGCCGATAGGATTATGTATGCTTTGCGAGATGTAACTGGAACAGTAGAGAGTACAGGGTTAATTACGGCATCAATTCTCTCAAAGAAAATTGCTGAGAATCTGGACGGTCTGGTGATGGACGTAAAGGTTGGATCGGCAGCCTTCATGACGTCAGTTGAACAGGCAAGGGAACTTGCACAAACCATCCGTGCCGTTGCCGCACTTGCGGGTTTACCGGTTCATATTGTTTTTTCGCGAATGGATAAGCCCCTTGGCACATCAATAGGGAACTGGGTTGAAGTTGCTGAGTCTGAAGCATTGCTTCAGTCGGTGTATAATCCGGCAGATGATTTAAGCAGGATTACGGTTGAATTGGCAGCTCACATGCTTGTGTTGGCAGGGAAGGCGCACAATATCACCGAAGGGCGGTGTGCAGCCGTCGAAATGTGGAATTCGCGAAAGCCACATGCCGAGCTCTTGCGCATGCTGGAGCGCCAGGGTGGTGACTTTGAAAAAGGGGTCAGACAATTTTCAGGCGTTCCTGCTCTGAATGTGTTCCCGCCGGCAGACGGGTACCTCACGATGATCCATGGTAGGACTGTGGCCGAAGGAATCGTTGAGGCTGGTGGCGGACGAAGGGTGGAGACAGACTCTGTTGACCCATGGGTTGGAATTGAGTTCCTGACCGAAACGGGAGAACTGATTCGGCGTAATTCACCTGTGGCCAAGGTCACCGGTTCTACAGCAGAACAACTGCAGATATTGCATGATCACGTTATCCGCTCAATAGAGATTGGCGATGTGATGGGTGTGCAGCAGGAGCCAATTATCGAATCATGGACTTAA